ttcacaaacttcaacatattttgcaaaTTAACCGAACTgagcttatatatgcatatatgcaattaggcaaacgttcggttactatgaaatttatttattggcgaattaggtagagttcggttacgaagtttcaaaggtagagttcggttacaaagaaaacttaacatttttgcgaacgaaccgaacttttggatttctcattattttcgtaaactaaagttcggtgatatccttattttgcgaaggaaccgaattTATGGACtcgtgttgttctaatacaaggggttcggttaaaagtattttttgcgaatcaaccgaactctgagttcggttaagataaaaataattcgtgataactgaaatttttgcgaggtaaccgaacttttctctgaaaaaaaaactccattaaacctctctgcaacttccattttcaactcattttgatgattacttctcatttattcaaccaataacaaatgacaagtaatgggtttgtgagaatatctttggtGGTAGTGATAatcagagatggtggtggtggtaatcggcggtagtgggcggtggtggtgggaggaggtggtggtggtaatcggtggttggtagtggtgataatcggaggtggtggtggtggtaatcggcgatggtgggcggtggtggtgggaggaggtggtggttacatatatatatatatgtggttattaggttggttttaaattaaattaggttaaaggtagattagtcatttcaacgctttaaaacaccccttataattatagggagggtggcctaataaaaccatggtcccttgAAAAAAACCATGGTCGCTAAAAAAACAAATCattcaaattttatttccttACAAAGATGCACGGCCCAACTCTTTCAAAGGGTCGGAATAGCTAATTCTGAACAGTAGAAACGTACCCCTTACAGTTTAAGAAAAGTACAATGTGAATTTCAAATGTTTGCATCATATTTTTTGTCTTTAAGATACATCCCAATAGTTTCAGCTATAACTTCCAATGGTTTTATAGAAACCAACGCAGCATTATCGGCAGAGGCATCATCAAGTTCATAATCGATAGTTGAGATGATAAtcgatgatgatgaatcacttTCCTTTCCAGTAATTTCCAACGTAATTCGGTATAAGCTAAATCCCAGCTCCAAGTACCCTCCTTCAACCACCTCTGTCACTTTGATACGTTTTTCCTCGTCTATTTTCGTGAATTTTTCTTTGTAGTATGCTATAGGGGACCCTGCAAACCAAGCACTAAGTTATGATCCGTACAGATCACGAATTCAATTATGTGGGATGATTTATATTTCTTCCTAGCACATACCTGGTGGCAAGATGAGTTTTAAAACTGTACCGACACCTCCATCGCCATTATCGATTTCGACGTTGTGAAGAACTTCAGGCAGTAATTTAGGGACTAGTTTTCCGAGTTCTAGCGTGCCGTAAACATCCCAAAGATCGGATGCCTGAACAGGTACCTCTATCTCTTTTGAAAGTTgccctttcatcttcttcttcagattTCGATCCTACTTGTTGTGCAGTAAGGTTTTGCCTTCCGTCATTTATAAGTTTTAGTTAAATAATAGACGTAATATGATAATCAAAAGGAATATGTGACTGGGCTTGTTTTGTTGTTTAGCAGTGAAAGGATCTTTTTGTTCGGCTTAGTTTTTGTCGTACAATATTCCTATGACGACTCTTACGGGCCTGTAGTCATGCCGGCCTAAGATGCTCCCTCCCATCAAATTAAGGACAAAAAGGATAAGAGTCAATTAGGTCCAGACGTATGCCAAGGCTCACTTACGGCTTACCATCAAAGGTGCTAGTAGAAAAAATCAGTGAAGGAGCCTGGAATAACGAACACAACAATATTGCTTGATGAAAGATTAAGGCTGGCGTATGCCATATGCCATATGCGATACCCCTAGACCTTGATTACCAACGTGGATGATAGAGATTTTTTTGGGCCCACAAAGAGCCATGATGGCTGAAATTTAACATAAAGTTTTCCTTCGTAATTTTTTATATTGTTTACACTACCGTCGAAAACattaaaggagaagaagaagtactGCAATTAGGTAATTCTACGCGAGTATTTTTAGGATTTTCGGTCTTTAATTTAGGGTTCTGTGTATTTTGTATAGATTTCCCGTGTTTTTATATAAATTATGGTTTTTCTAGTTATGGAGGCCAGGAAAAGATAAAAGACAGAAAGAATAATGATAAACCAAAAATTACGAAGGACTTTTGTCTTGGCCTATCCTTCTTACTTCATCTATCGCGGTAACGGCAATTTCGTGACCAAACTTGAGAAACTTGGTTTGAAGATTACATGTATAACAAGTTTAtttctttggtgttttttttttcatgacaTCTGAACTGTTAGATTTCAAGTTATCATGCATGCTCatatgtcttctttttctttttcctaacAAGAGATGAGATGCATGAACGTGAGTGAAGATTTCGCTCGGAAGCACCTCgttaatattaaatgtgtatctGATGAAAATCTGGCCCCTGATAAATGGGTTCGCTACATATCTTGTAATCCTATTGTTGCTATGATTGTGGAGGGAGATAATAATTCTGTTAATGAATTTATTGAATTGACATCCAAACAACAAGTTTCCTCTACCAagtaagctatatatatataaaactcatTGTTATTTTCAATTTGCTTCATATAATCTCTGTAGTTGCAAGTTTCCTCACAACCACACTCCACTATAACTATAATCAATATTAAGTAATCATCATTAAACTCTCCATTGATTTATCAAGACTTAAGTCGGTTTACAATATGaatacaagtattacaacaatcttacttgcTCCTAGATTTAATTTCTCTCTCCTTATTTCTTATCTAACACTCACCCAAAAGAACTCCCCACCAGTAATAACCTCTCCTCTTTATAtaagattttacatagtggatgacagctaagagatcctttatttttggaatctctATGCGATACACTCGCTCATGTACAATCACTCGTTCTCGCACAGACCATACTTCGCACatatcttcacactttactcgtgaattTGTTGACATCATCCATTACGTCATCTCAACCTTGCTGTGTGTGATCTCCCTCGTTTAAGTTATATAGCCTTCACTTCGCATACTTACTAACATGTGCGATATCTCACTCCTACAttctgcctcttctcatttctCTTATTCTACagggtgagcgatatgagaaactccCACCCTATATTATCGCATATGCTTGTCTTTTTACACTTTGCTTTGCCGAAATTTTTTCGGAATTCAAGTTTATCTGTTTACACATgttgattttcttcctttttactgGTTCAACCGTTTGCAACCGGTCATATTCTTTTACCTATTTATTGATTCTTCGTGGAAAATAATCCTCTCATCTTTATTTCATCGTCTACAACTACACTTTTCTTTTATTCTCTCTCTTTGTCGCTGCTGTTCCTTTTTGCTGTTTTATCATCATGAATCCCGAatcaaattttgttttcttctatCATGATTTATTGATTACAACTGTTACTTTTGGCTAACCCAATTCCCATACTATTGCAGGAAAAGTTCTTCTCTAAGTGCTCTTAGAATaacttctaaatcttcttctgGTGTCGAGAGTAAAGAATCGCATAAGAGGAAGGCTTCGCATAACAAAGAAGTAAAAAatacccaaattttttttaaaaacaatattgttgcctctatttcttatctatttttttttcGCAGACTTCCAATTCTGAGATGGGTGATGCCAAAGGACCTAAAACTAAGCAATCTCGCAAGCTTACTGCGGTTAAGTCGAACCTCTCTATTCTTGATTTTAATGTCGGAGATGTCACCCCTATAACAACAGTTCAACCTTTGCACACAAATTCTCCTGTTACTCCTGTAACAACTCAAACTCCTGAGGCAAATATTTCTATTTCTCCAGTTCAAGCTTCTGACGCGAATGCCTCTGTTACTTTTGAGGAACTTTTTCCTGAAAAGGAACCTGCTGCTGATCAAGGGGTAAAAGGTGCTTCCACTATTGCCTCTGCGAATGTATTGAATATGGATCAAACTTCCTCTTCGTTCATCAATACCGATTCTCAACCAATCCCTGCTGATTTGTCTATCCCTACATATTTCTCCATGCCTTCCCCTTCTATgtctattccttcttcttcatcttctcatttTTTACTAAATTCCCTTTCTCTGAGTAAGAAAGCTTTGGATAGTGTGAAGTCTGCGTCTCAAGCTTTATCCGATATTATCAATTCTTCTCAATCTTTAACCAGTGATCCTTGTAAACTTCGCATATGTTCAGCTTTGAGTAAGCTTATGTACGAATTCCCTTCTGGTAGAGCTACAAGGAATGAGATCTTCTCTCAAATTGATCATAGTTTCCACGTTGCTCTAGATGTCTTGGTAACTATCTCTCATAAATTAACTTTATCTTCTTTCATGCTATTTTAATTATGACTTCTTAATCTCTTAActttatcttctttcttctttaggacTCTCATCGTCGCATGATTTTAGCTGAAGGGCATTTTGAATATAGTTGTTCCCAGCTGGAACTTTCGCAACATAATGCTTCTTTAGAAAAGGAAGTCACTAAACTAAAAGGGGAACTCCAGGAAGTGCAAAAGTTGAGAGGAGAACTCGAAGTTGCGAATGTTGATGCCGAGAATCTTCGTAGTGTAAATCGAAATCTTAGAGGTATTTATCATCATATCCAAATTGCTTGTTGTACTCTATTATACGTTTCTTCCCCTTTCCACATTTTTGTAAATTTCTCCatgcatttattaagatttaaaccagaagcgAATATGCGAAAGATATAATTTTCAATATCTTACTGAGGATATCCAAGCGAATAACAAAAAGTTGCAGACTCAACTAGATCAATTGTCTAACCATCATTCATATTCACTTGATCAGATTAACAAtttaacccatgaaaataatcttCTTATtcaagaaatataagaattaaatagtCAAATATCCCATCTTTCTAAATTATCATGCGAAGCTGATCTAGTACACGAAACTTTATCAGAAGAAAATCGTATTCTTTTTAAGGAGAAGCGTTCTTTCTtgaagaaggaagagatgttttCACACCAATATTCAATTCTTCATGAAATTAACGAGAACCAAGGGCGAAGTCTTCGCTCGTTAAATGAGCAGTATGAAACATCGTTTAAGGATTTAAAGTCCCAGAATAAAACAATTATCCAAAGTAAAATAAATCTGACTGTGAAGAGGAATCAGATTCAAGAACAATATGATCATCTAAAGCATTCCCACAATGtccttaagaaaaagaataagtcTCTCTCTGCTGATGAAAAGAAGATTCAGTCCCGTATTCGTGGTTCAGTTGGTGATGAGTTTGACAAGACtatggaaaatatgaaggataataCCCTTTCTCTTTCTAACTTCTGCGAAGGTAGTCAGCTATAGTTGACTGCCTCATTATTCTTTAGTTATTTCTTCGCATCTTGTTGATGTAGATTTTTTATTCAATATTGTTTATTACTCTTCACAGATTCTGAAAGATTGCATCAATCCAATGTTACCCAATTGAGATCTGATTTATCTAAGGCTCGCAAAGAATGTACGAACCTGAAGCTTTCTCTTTCTGCTTCTCGTGGCAGAGTGCGAAGAAGACTCGCATATCAACAAAAAGTTTTGGAGATCAATGCTAGAAACCTTGAAAGAGGAGCTATTCGCAAGGCTCGTGCCAATTCTCAATCTATAATCAGTGGAATTCTTCTAAGCAACTATCTTCCTGCAGTAAAGCTCCCTTCTCTTACCATAGGCGAAGATGAAGAATATCCCGAAGCAGACAATGATTATGACTTTGTGAGTGATGACGAAAGAGAGCAAGAGGGTGAATAAGATCATCTTGGGAAGGACAAGCCTGTGAGCGAAACCAATGCTGAAATTCAGGATCCTAGGCCCAGTATGGATGCTGAAAAGTCATTGGTTGAGCAAAATGTCGCTGTTGAGCATTCTTAGGTTTCTTTTCATCCAGATTTCCCTTCTTTGTTTCGATGTACTTATGTTTTAAACTTGTTTGTTACAAGAAAgataatattttgttacttcaattcccatacttgcctcttgtcATATTTCTTGTATGAAACAAGTGTGCAGTATTATGTTTTTGAATTACCTGCAAAACGATAATTAGCTTATATAATTTTTTCTTATGAGgttttattttgccttcctatgtaaaggtcttagcTTGCCTTATttctgtgcgacgagatcgcaggtcgtctttacactgtagtgtatcgacccattgatatcgtctttcctttttcttgtattattacctcttcaggttttatcgcataaatatgacaaaccttaatactcccgtgagtaaaaagtctcatgacatttacgtcttttgacacaattcagctccctaatggagggtgccgtccttatcttcccctctgATTTCCCCTTCAAAGAAGCTTActtctaccgggttaaggttatggCTCTTTCCATCCggtaattcaacaaccagttgatttcgaagtctcgcatacactaccgatgaggtttatggttgcgatattgcaccctaggtggggtatcttcggaccgagtgcatcatagtcaggacttgtcaagagtggcaaggtacgctccagacgccccgggcactcttgactcaaccgggtacctcggcgccctgatcgagtttctgcactccttgagagatactttctcaccttaggctctcaatctaagattattatcttagactgaaaatttaaggtatctctcccggatgggcattttcgttttttctcacccaaaatctccacaactcaagttccagggtcggtgttgttttcccttgagtcatgctttctaGGTTTCTCCGACTATGACGTGCAATAGGTCTTATTTTTATATATTcttttgcctcttgcatgtatgcgaactaggttgcacgccacattcggattcctagtctatctgataataaatatcatttttgtTGTCTTATATCAAGGTCTTATTTTGCTTTTAAGAAAAATTTCTTAATTTTGAATGAAATATGCGCATTCATTTATTAGATTCGATGTTACATCCTTGCTTAACTTTGTATCTGTGCGATTTATCTCGCAAGCTTCTATGGATAATACTTCTTTAAGTATAGCCTATTCCAAGGTCGATCCAGTTTACGACCTGTATCTCTTCCCTCTGGATCCATTAACTGATAAGCTCCATTTCCAACtacctattttattatataaGGTCCATCCCACTTCTTTTCTAACTTCCCATCTCCTCCTTTCTAGTAAATTGGAATTTCCCGTAACACTAATTCACCTGGCTGAAACTCTCTTATTTTAACACGCTTGTTGTACTCTCGGGCTAGTCttctttgataattttccatatgttgtaaagcgacttctcttgtttcttctagatcatccagtTTTGTTAAAATTAGATCTGCGCTTAGATTCTTCTCCCAGGCTTCATTCTTTGTGGTAGGAATAATGACTTCTTTTGGTAACATTGCCTCTACCCCATATGTCAAACAGAAAGGTGACATTCATGTTGCTTCCCTCCTTGTTTTTCTGTAAGCCCATGCTACATTATGCACTTGTTCGCACCACCCTTTATTATGCCCctctaacttcttcttcaaagtCTCTGCGAtcattttgtttgttgcctctactTGTACGTTGCTTTGTGGGTAtaaaggagtagattttccactttgaattttgaacgcTTTAAGCAACATTTCTATATTTTCGCCCTCAAActatttcccattatcagataccagctgtgcaggaatgccaaatctgtatataatattttcaaaaatgaatgtgaataTGTCCTTGTCTCGAATATGTTGAACCGCCTTTACCTCTACCCACTTTGTGAAGTAATCTGTTGCGACGATTAAGTATCTCTTTTGTCTTGTTCCTGGTATGAACGGTCCAACAATGTCtattccccattttccaaaggtccATACGTTTGTTGATGTATTTAACattgctccaggtgcatgtatcttttttccatgacgctgacattcttcgcatcgtcttGAGACTTGTTTTGCGTCTTCATGCATGTACGACCAATAGTATCCTTGAATCTTTGCTCTGTATGCGAGTgaccttcctccactatgattgccagcatctccatagTGTAATGCCTTTAATATTTCCATGTCTTCTTTTCGCGTAAGACATCTGAgcgaaggtccaagaaatgatcttctATAAAACACACCATTTCTTAATTCGTAATTTGTCGCACGACTTTTTAATTTATGTGCTTCTAACCTTTTTCTTGGTACTTCTCCATTTTCTAAATACAAATGGATCTCAGTTCTCTAATCCTTATCTTCCATCTATTTGGATTTCGATCAGTTAATAAGTCTTTAGGATTCCCATGTTCTGCATCCACTTCCATCAtatcttctacatattcatctttttctattggaaactctgcgagaaactctgcgataacttgagattttggtgaagataaaatttcataaccAATTTCATAGTTTCCTAATTGTGTATTCCACCTTTCAACTctccctgatctttttgaattcttcattgtGGCTTCAATTGGTActcttgttaatacctttatcttatgaCTTGGAAATAAATGCGAAGCCTGAATGATGCATACACCAGCGCGAGaattaatttttcaatctttgaataatttttctctgCTGAGTTGTATGTTTTACTTATATGATATATTGGTTTTTCTATTCCTTCATCGGAACGTAACAATACTGTACTTAATGCATGCGATGTTGATACTAAATAGAGTAACAATTCCTCTCCTGGCTTCgccttttgcataatggataaattCACCAAGTAATTTTTTATGATTTGTAATGCTTTATCACATTCTTCTGTCCACTCAAATTTGGTTCCCTTCTTTAATATGTTGAAAAAGTGTTTACACTTATCCGAAGGACGCGAGATAAACCTTCCCAACGTTGCTATCAACCCATTTAGTTTTTGAACATCTTTCACCGTTGCAGGGGGTGGCATATCTCTAACTGCCTGTACTTTTTATGTATCAACTTCTATTCCTTTTTTGGATACTATGTAACCCAAAGATTTTCCTGATGATACACCAAAGACACATTTTTCTGGATTCACTTTGATATTGAAGTGTCGCATTCGTTCAAATATTTCTCGCAAATCGTCAACATGATCCTTCGTCTCTTTACTCTTAATTAGcatgtcatctacatagacctctaatgttttatgtatccacttttcaaatactttctctaccattctttgatacgtcgcacccgcattcttcaatccaaacggcattttcgtatagcagtataaacctcttggtgcgaagaaaacagtatgttcttgatcttcttcaaccAAAGGGATTTGATTATAGCCTTTATACCCATCCAGCATCGAGACTCTACCATTTCCCGGTGCCGATTTTACCATTTGAGGGATATCTGGTAAAGGAAAACTGTCATTAGGACACGCTTTATTTAAATCGGTGAAGTCTACGCAGATCCTTATCCCCTTATTCTTTTTTGGTACGActaccatgtttgctatccattctggatattttgctggccttataattcctgcatccaTCATCTTCTGCAACTCTGgttctatttgaggatgataaTCAATTGCAATATTTCGTATTCTTTGTTTGAACGACTTTACATTCTTATTAATGTACAATTTATTCATTGCGACAGACAgatctattcctggcatttcttccatactccatgcgaaGATATCGTTATATTCTCGCAAGATATTtatcgttttttcttcttcttctttatccattttagttcctATTCTTAATATCTTTGGCTTGTCTTCGGATCTAACGTTTATCTCTTTCGTTGGTTCAACTGCAGTAAAGTTTGCTtttggttctcccattggtgttggtcctTTAGTTTCTTTAACATGTTCACCTTCCTTCACTGGTACTTCACTTGGTATTCCTTTTCCCTCATTCGCTCTGATCATATATGTCCGAAGCTCATCCTCCTTTTTTAGTTCTTTTGCTTTTCTCCGTCGTTCTTTTCGCTTCTTTGCTATTCCTTCATAATTTCGTACATCTGTGCGATTGCAAATCTTCGCACTCATAACATCTCCTTTAATTTCACCTATACCACTTGGAATCGGGAATATGATGCATTGATGCAATGTTAATGCTACAGCCTTTATCGCGTGCACCCATGGCCTTCCCAATAAGATGTTGTATGGTGCTTCTATATCAATCACATATAGTGTTATCTTTGTTTCTATTTCTCCCAGTAATATTCGCATCATAATTTCCCCTTTTGGTTTTGTGACTGCTTTATTGAATCCATGTATATTATAAGTTGGACGTGTCATCTCTGCATCTTCGTATCCCATTGCTTTGAATGCGCGATGAAATAAGATATCAACTCCGCTTCCCGTATCTATCAGCGTTCTATCGATCATCTATTCCACTGATTTCTTTTTGATCGCAATAATTTTTCCTCGTTCAGCTGTAACTGTGATTACCAATGGATttatttggtttagatttttttctagAGTTTCATCTGTTGCAAATGTAATCTCCACTTTTTCCCATTCTTTTAATTGAGACTCCTTTTCTACCGTTTCCACCTTCTTTCCTTCATGATTTCTCTTATGAATCCTTCCAGTTATTCCCGCTTGAAAATCCGCATCAGAGATTGATTCTTTGGTTATAGAATTACACTGCATATCCCTACCTTTTCTTTGTATTGTTACGATTCTTGCTTTTTCCATAGATTCTTTATTGTTCTTTCTTAGTTTTCCTTAAATCTTCAGATCTATCTTCtttttcaagattttgtaaactttctaacaagatttatcacccgtccctgtttctaacgccaaaaatgtagttgcaagtTTCCTGTCAACCACGCTCCACTATAACTATAATCAATATTAGGTAATCATCATTAAACTCTCCATTGATTTATCAAGATGTAAGTCGGTTTACAAGatggatacaagtattacaacaatcttacttgctcctagatttactttctctctcctgatttCTTATCTAACACTCACCCAAAAGAACTCCCCACAAGTAATAACCTCTCATCTttatataagatcttacatagtggatgacagctaagagatcctttattttcgaaaTCTCTATGCGATAGACTCGCTCATGTATAATCACTCATTCTCGCACATACCATATTTCGCACAGATTTTCACagtttactcgtgactttgctgacatcatccattACATCATTTCAACCTTGTTGTGTGCGATCTCCCTCGTTTAAATTATATAGCCTTCACTTCGCATAGTTACTAACACGT
The nucleotide sequence above comes from Papaver somniferum cultivar HN1 chromosome 8, ASM357369v1, whole genome shotgun sequence. Encoded proteins:
- the LOC113301361 gene encoding S-norcoclaurine synthase 2-like, translating into MKGQLSKEIEVPVQASDLWDVYGTLELGKLVPKLLPEVLHNVEIDNGDGGVGTVLKLILPPGSPIAYYKEKFTKIDEEKRIKVTEVVEGGYLELGFSLYRITLEITGKESDSSSSIIISTIDYELDDASADNAALVSIKPLEVIAETIGMYLKDKKYDANI
- the LOC113305418 gene encoding uncharacterized protein LOC113305418, coding for MRCMNVSEDFARKHLVNIKCVSDENLAPDKWVRYISCNPIVAMIVEGDNNSVNEFIELTSKQQVSSTKKSSSLSALRITSKSSSGVESKESHKRKASHNKETSNSEMGDAKGPKTKQSRKLTAVKSNLSILDFNVGDVTPITTVQPLHTNSPVTPVTTQTPEANISISPVQASDANASVTFEELFPEKEPAADQGVKGASTIASANVLNMDQTSSSFINTDSQPIPADLSIPTYFSMPSPSMSIPSSSSSHFLLNSLSLSKKALDSVKSASQALSDIINSSQSLTSDPCKLRICSALSKLMYEFPSGRATRNEIFSQIDHSFHVALDVLDSHRRMILAEGHFEYSCSQLELSQHNASLEKEVTKLKGELQEVQKLRGELEVANVDAENLRSVNRNLREENRILFKEKRSFLKKEEMFSHQYSILHEINENQGRSLRSLNEQYETSFKDLKSQNKTIIQSKINLTVKRNQIQEQYDHLKHSHNVLKKKNKSLSADEKKIQSRIRGSVGDEFDKTMENMKDNTLSLSNFCEDSERLHQSNVTQLRSDLSKARKECTNLKLSLSASRGRVRRRLAYQQKVLEINARNLERGAIRKARANSQSIISGILLSNYLPAVKLPSLTIGEDEEYPEADNDYDFVSDDEREQEGE